From a single Ornithodoros turicata isolate Travis chromosome 8, ASM3712646v1, whole genome shotgun sequence genomic region:
- the LOC135367426 gene encoding 4-trimethylaminobutyraldehyde dehydrogenase A-like: MFVQAMRCARRSLYTGPYNFVSGQLTDVKKRCGEFSVLQPASGKTLCVIPSCGLQDVDLAVNCAKNAYPKWSCLSPRERGKHLLAVAKKIREDHKEIAQVETDDTGKPISEAVVDVLGCADVLEYYGGIAASIKGEHFDLPGGSFAIVRREPLGVVVGIGAWNYPFQVMSWKLAPALACGNTFVFKPSPLTPLSALLLARICADVGVPSGVINVVQGESETGQHLCQHPEVAKVTFTGSVATGQKIMKMCTDSMKRVTLELGGKSPLLVFQDADIVESVKAAMLGNFFTQGEVCSNCTRVYVQRPLVTEFVDHLAEATCKLKVGDPTDPETNIGATISTEHASNVLRYIADAKKEGASVVCGGVKVTPEDPSLCDGNYLSPCILTDCKESMKVVQEEVFGAVLAVMPFDTEEEAIHRANASPYGLAAGVMTKDLQRAHRVASRLQAGIVWINNYNIFPPEVPFGGYKMSGFGRENGLDALQCFSQGKTIYVEMASPIQCPLYKM, translated from the exons ATGTTTGTACAAGCTATGAGGTGTGCGAGACGTTCACTGTACACGGGACCATATAACTTTGTTTCTGGCCAATTGACAGATGTGAAAAAGAGATGTGGCGAATTCTCGGTCCTGCAGCCAGCCAGCG GCAAAACCTTGTGTGTGATCCCATCATGTGGCTTACAGGACGTGGACCTAGCCGTAAATTGTGCAAAGAATGCTTATCCAAAGTGGTCATGCCTGTCTCCCAGAGAAAGAGGAAAACATCTCTTAGCTGTGGCAAAGAAAATACGG GAAGATCACAAGGAAATTGCGCAAGTTGAGACCGATGACACTGGCAAACCCATATCCGAAGCTGTTGTTGACGTTCTGGGCTGCGCAGATGTGTTAGAATATTATGGTGGCATTGCTGCCTCCATCAAAG GTGAGCACTTTGATCTCCCGGGCGGAAGCTTTGCCATTGTCCGTCGTGAACCTTTGGGTGTGGTTGTGGGCATTGGGGCATGGAACTATCCCTTTCAAGTGATGTCCTGGAAGCTTGCACCTGCACTTGCCTGTGGAAACACCTTTGTCTTCAAGCCGTCACCTCTGACACCTCTTTCTGCTCTTCTACTTGCAAGGATATGCGCGGATGTTGGTGTTCCCAGTGGCGTCATCAACGTTGTCCAG GGAGAAAGTGAAACAGGACAACACCTATGCCAGCATCCCGAGGTAGCCAAAGTGACCTTCACGGGCAGTGTCGCGACGGGACAGAAGATCATGAAAATGTGCACGGACAGCATGAAACGTGTCACATTAGAGTTGGGAGGCAAATCTCCGCTGCTGGTCTTTCAGGATGCCGACATAGTGGAATCCGTTAAGGCTGCCATGCTGGGAAATTTCTTCACCCAGGGGGAG GTATGCAGCAACTGTACCAGAGTCTATGTACAGAGGCCCCTGGTAACGGAGTTTGTGGACCACTTGGCAGAAGCAACGTGCAAGCTAAAAGTTGGTGACCCGACTGACCCCGAAACAAACATCGGTGCCACCATCAGTACGGAACACGCTAGCAATGTTCTCCGATATATCGCCGACGCCAAAAAGGAG GGTGCATCTGTAGTGTGTGGAGGGGTAAAAGTAACACCCGAAGATCCTTCCCTTTGTGATGGGAATTATCTAAGCCCCTGCATCCTAACTGATTGCAAAGAAAGCATGAAGGTGGTTCAAGAGGAGGTCTTTGGTGCCGTCCTCGCTGTGATGCCTTTCGATACGGAGGAGGAAGCTATACATCGTGCTAATGCATCCCCTTATGGACTCGCTGCTGGAGTGATGACAAA GGACTTGCAGCGAGCCCACAGAGTAGCATCCAGGTTGCAAGCTGGCATCGTGTGGATCAACAACTACAATATCTTCCCACCCGAAGTACCTTTCGGAGGGTACAAGATGTCAGGGTTTGGTCGAGAAAATGGACTAGATGCCCTACAATGCTTTTCGCAGGGAAAAACCATCTACGTTGAGATGGCATCTCCTATACAATGTCCTCTTTACAAGATGTGA
- the LOC135367428 gene encoding uncharacterized protein LOC135367428, whose amino-acid sequence MQRMMITARTMLCARKWSRKRHFSHVMPDDHEDIVTLRESICREIPCFPVGSERECDNVIRIFRGHGFTDKVVREAIIRAPRMVELSKQINDLLCVWRGIFKDENNFLKAIGSYPELLYLKPSAIETRRDQLLTIFPRGDIMKLMQICPRVLVDEWEEVLTKIDYVVLTMGIKQEDILKSKVLSYSLPYIKVRHLSLLRCGVYKTPKEKDRQNNNPPLKQIFDTPTGRFIQLAGLTQEEFEVFEKMVSIYDVDELD is encoded by the coding sequence ATGCAACGCATGATGATCACAGCGAGGACTATGTTATGTGCGAGAAAGTGGAGCAGAAAAAGACACTTTTCGCACGTGATGCCCGATGACCACGAAGACATCGTCACTCTACGAGAATCTATCTGCCGTGAAATCCCTTGTTTTCCCGTCGGATCTGAGAGAGAGTGCGATAATGTCATTCGCATTTTCCGTGGCCATGGATTTACCGACAAGGTTGTCCGTGAAGCTATTATTCGAGCTCCCAGAATGGTGGAACTTTCAAAGCAGATTAACGATCTTTTGTGCGTTTGGAGAGGAATCTTTAAAGACGAAAACAACTTTTTAAAAGCTATCGGCAGTTATCCAGAACTTTTATACTTGAAACCGTCAGCAATCGAGACGCGCAGAGATCAACTACTGACCATATTCCCAAGAGGAGACATAATGAAGCTTATGCAGATTTGCCCTCGTGTTTTGGTGGACGAATGGGAGGAAGTTCTAACGAAAATAGACTATGTTGTGCTAACTATGGGTATAAAGCAAGAAGATATCCTAAAGAGTAAAGTCCTCAGTTACTCCCTGCCCTACATCAAAGTTCGCCACCTGTCTCTGCTGCGATGTGGGGTTTACAAAACGCCCAAGGAGAAGGACAGGCAGAATAACAATCCACCCTTAAAACAAATATTTGATACCCCCACTGGACGCTTCATTCAGTTGGCTGGACTTACTCAGGAAGAATTTGAGGTCTTTGAGAAGATGGTTTCCATCTATGATGTTGATGAACTAGACTAG
- the LOC135367423 gene encoding thyrotropin-releasing hormone-degrading ectoenzyme-like: MVEKEGKARRAVVLALLITLSVILITALVFIMPPTLADPTKTTSDTVPLAKRGSTSGETTQVTLHETTDGDSKRLPTKIKPLHYDLAIEIPKDPYSRTFNGTVAITFKCIVSTSTIVFHATRDMTFREAKLTGAQLRNITTSGSLATIYSSAPLKANRTYAMRINFTSPFSDGRGLYKDEGQATRAYATLFDPIGAREAFPCFDEPLFKATFNVTVIHPSALNAISNMPILSKTDVPEGVVATAFRRTPLMSTHSVAWTVSESVNRTKDRVTLWAPRSVIANALPLLDVAVWALNLLEDFLGVHYPLPKLDLASVYKYEQLGMGYWGLIFFSLENIYQDTATTRIKILRQVCRQWLGGLATIQWWNQVWLQEAFVYYIASIISETNDPTHHYPYSVVDEMFHSSNINQADNASEEQLRFSLDKRAQYVVRMMHFLLGHADFRAGLSNVIRKYSWKTMDQELFLRALSQTQKTKPKIDLREHMVSWLKTTRTYPEVTFRRNYRNGTVTLNVRQPDNKTESLHVPIMIQGNKAQDILRPNKLNVTWLTEAKGEMKDSADKETAVIVASGGYYRLNYDSRNWALVSRAANSTDTVTKMKLLHDVDHFFRKNETTMESVLWTWLLLQNQSDHSLWSREQHVFGDHDDYMIRFKDFRAYNAKVLDIVDDVAKTLTYELPYIGEYGSEPLIWLLRLVCLMGHGMCVDPALRLWRQGSKIAHGIKDLKMWLLEQGGLYYGEVVPCLAIRHSVPGAWETVYAWMRDSDTWTAIGALSCSDKYTLIKSAIKEALGKEQISLADIARPREPFRRAFVDAFLQLGPAHNMSQSDVQRFRDAVHNMIDTQEQLQKVHEQSTALGLPKSNDECVRSRLERMRRDEAGVRRWLRGQLPVV; encoded by the exons ATGGTCGAGAAG GAGGGGAAGGCCCGTCGGGCCGTCGTCCTAGCCCTGCTCATCACCCTGTCGGTGATTCTCATCACAGCTCTTGTCTTCATCATGCCACCCACCTTGGCAGATCCCACCAAGACCAC ATCGGATACCGTCCCCCTTGCAAAACGAGGATCCACCTCTGGAGAAACTACCCAAGTGACGTTACACGAGACGACAGATGGGGATAGTAAAAGGCTACCAACAAAGATCAAGCCCCTTCACTATGATCTGGCCATAGAAATCCCAAAAG ATCCGTATTCGAGAACATTCAATGGCACAGTGGCCATAACCTTCAAGTGCATCGTGTCTACATCCACGATAGTATTTCATGCCACCCGGGACATGACGTTTCGGGAGGCTAAGTTAACGGGCGCCCAGTTGCGTAACATTACCACAAGTGGATCGTTGGCTACTATCTACAGCAGTGCCCCCTTGAAGGCCAACAGGACGTACGCAATGAGAATCAATTTCACGAGTCCGTTCAGCGATGGACGCGGTCTGTACAAGGATGAGGGGCAAGCCACCAGAGC GTACGCGACGCTCTTTGATCCAATCGGAGCCCGCGAAGCGTTCCCGTGCTTCGACGAACCTCTATTCAAAGCAACCTTCAACGTGACAGTCATCCATCCCAGTGCACTGAATGCGATCAGCAACATGCCGATACTATCCAAGACAGATGT ACCAGAAGGCGTGGTTGCCACTGCATTTCGGAGAACTCCACTTATGTCCACACATTCTGTAGCTTGGACTGTTTCTGAAAGCGTCAATAGAACAAAAGACAGG GTGACGCTGTGGGCACCAAGAAGCGTCATCGCTAACGCTCTTCCCCTCCTAGACGTTGCAGTGTGGGCCCTCAATTTATTAGAAGATTTCTTGGGCGTGCACTACCCACTGCCGAAGCTCG ATTTGGCATCTGTCTACAAGTACGAGCAGTTGGGCATGGGCTACTGGGGCCTCATCTTCTTCTCTCTCGAGAATATCTATCAAGATACAGCTACCACACGTATCAAGATTTTACGTCAAGTGTGTCGTCAG TGGTTAGGAGGCCTGGCAACGATCCAATGGTGGAACCAAGTGTGGCTTCAAGAGGCTTTCGTCTACTATATTGCGAGCATAATATCCGAGACAAACGACCCAACGCATCACTAC CCGTACTCCGTCGTTGACGAAATGTTCCATTCGAGCAATATAAACCAAGCAGACAACGCTTCGGAGGAACAGCTCCGCTTTTCTCTAGACAAAAGG GCTCAGTACGTGGTACGAATGATGCACTTCCTTCTGGGACACGCAGACTTCAGAGCTGGACTGAGC AATGTCATCCGAAAGTActcctggaagaccatggaccAAGAGCTCTTTCTCAGAGCCCTGTCACAA ACGCAGAAAACGAAACCAAAGATCGACCTCCGGGAACATATGGTCTCCTGGCTCAAGACTACCCGGACATACCCGGAAGTGACGTTTCGCAGGAATTACAGGAACGGTACAGTGACACTCAACGTGAGACAGCCTGACAACAAGAC GGAAAGCCTGCATGTTCCGATCATGATCCAGGGTAACAAGGCGCAGGACATCTTGAGACCTAACAAGCTGAACGTAACGTGGCTTACAGAAGCCAAAG GTGAGATGAAGGATAGCGCGGACAAAGAAACAGCTGTTATAGTTGCAAGTGGAGGTTACTATCGGCTAAATTATGACAGCAGGAACTGGGCCCTGGTCTCCCGAGCCGCTAAT TCCACAGACACGGTAACCAAGATGAAGCTACTGCACGATGTGGATCACTTTTTCAGGAAGAATGAGACCACGATGGAAAGCGTTCTGTGGACGTGGCTCCTCTTACAGAACCAATCGGATCACTCCCTCTGGTCACGTGAACAACATGTTTTCGGCGATCACGACGACTACATGATCCGCTTCAAGGACTTCCGTGCCTATAAT GCCAAGGTCCTAGACATAGTGGATGACGTGGCCAAGACTTTAACTTACGAGTTGCCTTACATCGG AGAATATGGGTCGGAGCCTCTCATTTGGCTCCTTCGTCTCGTCTGCCTTATGGGACACGGCATGTGTGTGGACCCAGCGCTGAGGCTCTGGAGGCAAGGATCCAAGATTGCACATGGAATCAAGGATCTTAAAAT GTGGCTCTTGGAGCAAGGTGGGCTATATTACGGTGAAGTTGTCCCCTGCTTAGCTATACGTCACAGCGTTCCGGGTGCATGGGAGACGGTCTACGCGTGGATGCGGGACAGTGACACGTGGACAGCGATTGGCGCTCTTTCCTGTTCCGACAAGTATACGCTCATCAAGAG CGCCATCAAAGAAGCTCTCGGGAAAGAACAGATATCTCTGGCGGATATCGCTCGGCCACGCGAACCATTCCGACGAGCTTTCGTCGATGCATTCCTCCAACTAGGTCCAGCACATAACATGAG CCAAAGCGATGTGCAACGCTTCAGGGACGCCGTCCACAATATGATAGACACTCAAGAGCAACTTCAAAAG GTCCACGAGCAAAGCACCGCTCTTGGCCTACCCAAGAGCAACGACGAATGCGTCAGAAGCAGGCTAGAGCGCATGCGCAGAGACGAGGCCGGTGTGCGCCGCTGGTTACGTGGTCAACTGCCAGTGGTGTAA